From the Meleagris gallopavo isolate NT-WF06-2002-E0010 breed Aviagen turkey brand Nicholas breeding stock chromosome 19, Turkey_5.1, whole genome shotgun sequence genome, one window contains:
- the KCNT1 gene encoding potassium channel subfamily T member 1 isoform X4: MGTRSSGVQVEFYVNENTFKERLKLFFIKNQRSSLRIRLFNFSLKLLTCLLYIVRVLLDNPEEGIGCWECEKQNYTLFNQSTKINWSHIFWVDRKLPLWAVQVSIALISFLETMLLIYLSYKGNIWEQIFRISFILEMINTVPFIITIFWPPLRNLFIPVFLNCWLAKYALENMINDLHRAIQRTQSAMFNQVLILICTLLCLVFTGTCGIQHLERAGEKLSLFKSFYFCIVTFSTVGYGDVTPKIWPSQLLVVIMICVALVVLPLQFEELVYLWMERQKSGGNYSRHRAQTEKHVVLCVSSLKIDLLMDFLNEFYAHPRLQDYYVVILCPTEMDIQVRRVLQIPLWSQRVIYLQGSALKDQDLMRAKMDNGEACFILSSRNEVDRTAADHQTILRAWAVKDFAPNCPLYVQILKPENKFHVKFADHVVCEEECKYAMLALNCVCPATSTLITLLVHTSRGQEGQESPEQWQRMYGRCSGNEVYHIRMGDSKFFMEYEGKSFTYAAFHAHKKYGVCLIGIRREENKSILLNPGPRHIMAASDTCFYINITKEENSAFIFKQEEKQKKKGFAGRGTYDGPSRLPVHSIIASMGTVAMDLQNTECRPTNSSKLALPAENGSGNRRPSIAPVLELADTSTLLPCDLLSDQSEDEMTQSDEEGSAAVEYVKGYPPNSPYIGSSPTLCHLLPEKAPFCCLRLDKGCKHNSFEDAKAYGFKNKLIIVSAETAGNGLYNFIVPLRAYYRSRKELNPIVLLLDNKPEHHFLEAICCFPMVYYMEGTIDNLDSLLQCGIIYADNLVVVDKESTMSAEEDYMADAKTIVNVQTMFRLFPSLSIITELTHPSNMRFMQFRAKDSYSLALSKLEKKERENGSNLAFMFRLPFAAGRVFSISMLDTLLYQSFVKDYMITITRLLLGLDTTPGSGYLCAMKITEDDLWIRTYGRLFQKLCSSSAEIPIGIYRTESHMFATSEPHDIRAQSQISINVEDCEDTKDVKEHWGIKTGHHRNSCSSDQSEHPLLRRKSMQWARRLSRKGNKHSGKTAEWISQQRLSLYRRSERQELSELVKNRMKHLGLPTTGYEDVANLTASDVMNRVNLGYLQGNAHSLGVTRASRRAAYNKIMPAEPNPHPCQFSP; encoded by the exons ATGGGGACGAGAAGCTCGGG GGTGCAGGTGGAGTTCTACGTCAATGAGAACACCTTCAAGGAGCGCCTGAAGCTCTTCTTCATCAAAAACCAGCGATCGA GTCTGAGGATCCGACTGTTCAACTTCTCCCTGAAGCTGCTCACCTGCCTGCTTTACATCGTGCGTGTGCTGCTCGACAACCCAGAGGAGGGCATAGGATG CTGGGAATGCGAGAAGCAGAACTACACCCTCTTCAATCAGTCCACCAAGATCAACTG GTCACACATCTTCTGGGTAGACAGGAAGCTGCCGCTGTGGGCTGTCCAG GTCAGCATTGCCCTGATCAGCTTTCTGGAGACCATGCTGCTCATCTATCTCAGCTACAAG gGGAACATCTGGGAGCAGATTTTCCGCATTTCTTTCATCCTTGAGATGATCAATACAGTGCCCTTCATTATCACA ATATTTTGGCCTCCTCTGCGGAATTTGTTCATCCCTGTCTTTCTGAACTGCTGGCTTGCCAAGTACGCCTTGGAGAACATGATA AATGACCTGCACCGTGCCATCCAGAGGACCCAGTCTGCCATGTTCAACCAGGTGCTCATCCTCATCTGCACCCTCCTGTGTCTCGTCTTCACTGG TACCTGCGGCATCCAGCATTTGGAGAGAGCGGGAGAGAAGCTCTCCCTCTTCAAATCCTTCTACTTTTGCATTGTCACCTTTTCCACTGTGGGCTATGGGGATGTGACACCCAAGATCTGgccttcccagctccttgttGTCATCATGATCTGTGTTGCACTGGTTGTGCTGCCGCTGCAG TTCGAGGAACTCGTCTACTTGTGGATGGAGCGGCAGAAGTCAGGGGGCAACTACAGCCGGCACCGCGCCCAGACAGAGAAGCACGTCGTGCTGTGTGTCAGCTCACTCAAGATTGACCTCCTCATGGACTTCCTCAATGAGTTCTATGCCCACCCAAGGCTACAG GACTACTATGTGGTGATCCTCTGCCCCACGGAGATGGACATCCAGGTGCGGCGGGTGCTGCAGATCCCTCTGTGGTCACAGCGGGTGATTTACCTGCAGGGCTCTGCGCTGAAGGACCAGGACCTCATGAGAGCCAA GATGGACAATGGGGAAGCCTGCTTCATTCTCAGCAGCCGGAATGAGGTGGACCGCACGGCGGCG GACCACCAAACCATCCTGAGAGCCTGGGCCGTGAAAGATTTTGCCCCAAACTGCCCTCTCTATGTGCAGATCTTAAAGCCGGAGAACAAGTTTCATGTCAAGTTTGCTG ATCACGTCGTCTGTGAGGAGGAGTGCAAGTATGCCATGCTGGCGCTCAACTGTGTCTGCCCTGCCACCTCCACGCTCATCACGCTGCTGGTGCACACCTCCCGTGGGCA GGAGGGCCAGGAGTCCCCGGAGCAGTGGCAGAGGATGTACGGTCGCTGCTCAGGCAACGAGGTCTACCACATCCGCATGGGTGACAGCAAGTTCTTCATGGAGTACGAGGGGAAAAGCTTCACCTACGCCGCCTTCCATGCACACAAGAA GTACGGTGTCTGCCTGATCGGCATCCGCAGGGAGGAGAACAAGAGCATCCTGCTGAACCCTGGCCCACGGCACATCATGGCTGCGTCTGACACCTGCTTCTACATCAACATCACCAAGGAAGAGAACTCTGCCTTTATCTTCAAGcaggaggagaagcagaagaagaagggcTTTGCAGGCAGGGGCACCTATGATGGCCCTTCCCGCCTGCCCGTGCATAGCATCATCGCCAGCATGG GTACAGTGGCCATGGACCTGCAGAACACTGAGTGCCGCCCCACCAACAGCAGCAAGCTGGCGCTGCCAGCAGAGAACGGCTCAGGCAACCGCCGGCCCAGCATCGCGCCCGTGCTCGAGCTGGCTGACACCTCAACCCTGCTGCCCTGCGACCTGCTCAGCGACCAGTCGGAGGATGAGATGACACAGTCAGACGAGGAGGGCTCAGCGGCGGTGGA GTACGTGAAGGGCTACCCACCCAACTCCCCATACATCGGCAGCTCGCCAACCCTATGCCACCTCCTGCCCGAGAAAGCCCCATTCTGCTGCCTGCGGTTGGACAAG GGCTGCAAGCACAACAGCTTTGAAGACGCCAAGGCCTATGGCTTTAAGAACAAGTTGATCATCGTGTCGGCAGAGACCGCTGGCAATGGGCTGTATAACTTCATCGTCCCGCTGCGTGCCTACTATCGGTCTCGCAAAGAGTTGAACCCAATTGTGTTGCTTCTGGACAACAA ACCAGAGCACCACTTTCTGGAAGCCATCTGTTGTTTCCCCATGGTTTACTACATGGAAGGCACCATTGACAA TCTGGACAGCCTGCTGCAGTGTGGCATCATCTACGCTGACAACCTGGTGGTTGTGGACAAGGAGAGCACCATGAGTGCTGAGGAGGACTACATGGCGGATGCAAAGACGATTGTCAACGTCCAGACCATGTTCAG GCTCTTTCCCAGCCTCAGCATCATCACAGAGCTGACCCATCCCTCCAACATGAGGTTCATGCAGTTCAGAGCAAAGGACAGCTACTCCTTAGCCCTTTCCAAGCTAGAGAAG aaaGAGCGTGAGAATGgctccaacctggccttcatGTTCCGCCTGCCCTTTGCTGCGGGGAGGGTCTTCAGCATCAGCATGCTGGACACGCTGCTCTACCAG TCGTTTGTGAAGGACTACATGATCACCATCACCCGACTGCTGCTGGGCCTCGACACCACGCCGGGCTCTGGCTACCTCTGTGCG ATGAAGATCACAGAGGATGACCTGTGGATCCGGACCTACGGGCGCCTCTTCCAGAAGCTCTGCTCCTCCAGTGCTGAGATCCCCATCGGCATTTACCGGACGGAGTCGCACATGTTCGCCACCTCCGAG CCCCATGACATCAGAGCACAG TCACAGATCTCCATCAACGTGGAGGACTGCGAGGATACGAAGGATGTGAAGGAGCACTGGGGCATCAAGACGGGCCACCACAGGAACTCGTGCTCCAGTGACCAGTCTGAGCACCCGCTGCTGCGGCGCAAGAGCATGCAGTGGGCACGCCGGCTGAGCAGGAAGGGCAACAAGCACTCCGGCAAGACAGCCGAGTGGATCAGCCAGCAGAGGCTCAGCCTGTACCGCCGCTCCGAGCGGCAGGAGCTGTCCGAGCTCGTCAAGAACCGCATGAAGCACCTGGGCTTGCCAACCACCGGGTATG AGGATGTAGCAAATTTAACAGCCAGTGATGTGATGAATCGGGTAAACCTGGGATATTTGCAAGGTAATGCTCACTCCCTGGGAGTCACGCGTGCCTCACGGCGTGCAGCGTACAACAAGATCATGCCAGCTGAGCCCAATCCACACCCTTGCCAGTTTTCACCTTAG